In one window of Coralliovum pocilloporae DNA:
- a CDS encoding helicase-related protein, whose protein sequence is MTSPPHITINQTAPVKAVLGPTNTGKTHFAIERMLANRTGMIGLPLRLLAREVYARVTDRVGLAAVALITGEERIIPKSPRYWISTVEAMPKDIITDFVAIDEIQLAGDFERGHIFTDRMLTVRGQYETLLLGSDTMRPLIQHLLPNAEIITRPRMSVLSYAASKKISRLPRRSAIVAFSANDVYAIAELVRRQRGGAAVVMGSLSPRTRNAQVELFQSGDVDFLVATDAIGMGLNLDVHHVAFASDYKFDGFQYRPLSAAELGQIAGRAGRHTRDGSFGVTGRTAPFDDGLVERLETHEFEPLKVLQWRNNRLDFSSIDALRLSLETPPDRTGLTKAPPADDIRALEYALRLPEIAEKATERDRISLLWDLCQIPDYRKIAPASHAELLATLFEFLENGRRIPSGWFASQTAYADRLDGDIDTLANRIAHIRTWTFVSNRKDWLDDPAYWREETRAIEDRLSDALHEKLTQRFVDRRTSVLMKRLRENVMLEAEITAGGEIVVEGQHVGHITGFRFTPDATADGPEAKALRAAANKVLSAEVERRAVRLADAANQSFILSSDGSLRWQGEVIAKLSSGDDALSPRFVLLADEHLSGPSQEKVQQRIDLWLANHVETLLKPLIDLKNAEGLEGIARGIAFQLVEGLGILERSKVAEEIRQLDQDARGSLRKYGVRFGAYHIYIPALLKPAPANLLTIFWALSQDCLDAKGVVEVPQLSIAGRTSVEADPEISQQIYLTSGFKVYGQRAVRIDILERLADLIRPILAWRPGTDSEMPEGALETGRGFTVTVAMTSLLGCAGEDFSSILKSLGYRVERRLIEPSEEAAETSAETISDTAAAEEAPKQEDSAQAATHEDAPAAEAVEDEPKYLEIWRPQRQDRQPRHSNKQRADNNRNRKGAAKQGKPSQQSSNKKQGGSRSDKGRADKPLDPNSPFAALAALKDTMSKHG, encoded by the coding sequence ATGACTTCTCCCCCTCACATCACCATTAATCAAACAGCACCCGTCAAGGCTGTTCTGGGACCGACCAATACGGGAAAAACCCATTTTGCCATTGAACGCATGCTGGCTAACCGGACCGGGATGATCGGCTTGCCACTGCGCCTTCTGGCACGGGAAGTATACGCGCGGGTCACAGACAGGGTCGGGCTTGCCGCTGTCGCTCTGATAACGGGTGAGGAACGGATTATCCCGAAGTCTCCCCGCTACTGGATCTCCACCGTGGAGGCCATGCCCAAGGATATCATCACAGATTTTGTTGCCATTGATGAAATTCAGCTGGCCGGTGATTTCGAACGTGGACACATCTTCACCGATCGCATGCTGACGGTGAGAGGGCAGTACGAAACCCTCCTGCTCGGCTCAGACACTATGCGGCCGCTGATCCAACATCTGCTTCCTAATGCGGAAATCATCACCCGTCCCCGCATGTCTGTCCTCTCCTATGCAGCCTCAAAGAAGATCAGCCGCCTGCCGCGACGGTCTGCTATCGTCGCCTTCTCTGCCAATGATGTTTATGCCATTGCAGAACTCGTCAGACGTCAGAGAGGCGGTGCAGCGGTTGTGATGGGCTCTCTCAGCCCCCGCACCCGCAACGCCCAGGTGGAGCTGTTCCAGTCCGGCGATGTTGATTTCCTTGTTGCGACCGATGCCATCGGCATGGGCCTTAATCTAGATGTCCATCACGTCGCTTTTGCCTCTGATTACAAGTTTGACGGATTTCAGTACCGGCCGCTTTCGGCAGCGGAACTTGGACAGATAGCAGGGCGCGCCGGACGCCATACACGCGACGGCTCCTTTGGCGTCACCGGCAGAACGGCTCCGTTTGACGACGGCCTGGTTGAGCGGCTCGAAACACACGAATTCGAGCCGTTGAAGGTGCTGCAATGGAGAAACAACCGGCTCGATTTCAGCTCAATTGATGCTCTCAGACTGAGCCTTGAGACACCACCCGACAGAACCGGACTGACCAAGGCGCCACCTGCTGACGACATCAGAGCCCTCGAATATGCCCTTCGGTTACCGGAAATTGCTGAAAAAGCGACGGAAAGGGACCGGATTTCACTTCTCTGGGACTTGTGTCAGATCCCCGATTATCGGAAGATCGCGCCAGCCAGCCACGCAGAGCTGCTTGCGACCCTGTTCGAGTTTCTCGAAAATGGTCGTCGCATTCCATCTGGATGGTTTGCCAGCCAGACAGCCTATGCGGACCGGCTGGATGGTGATATCGACACCCTCGCGAACAGGATCGCCCACATAAGAACTTGGACATTTGTCTCGAATCGAAAAGATTGGCTTGACGATCCGGCCTATTGGCGAGAAGAAACACGGGCAATTGAAGACAGATTATCAGACGCGCTGCATGAAAAGCTGACACAGCGCTTTGTTGATCGACGAACCAGCGTATTGATGAAACGCCTGAGAGAGAATGTAATGCTTGAAGCCGAGATCACGGCCGGTGGTGAAATTGTTGTGGAAGGCCAGCACGTCGGACACATTACCGGATTCCGGTTCACCCCTGACGCAACAGCCGATGGCCCTGAAGCCAAGGCACTCCGCGCAGCCGCCAACAAGGTGTTGTCCGCTGAAGTCGAGAGACGTGCCGTGCGTCTGGCCGATGCAGCAAATCAGTCTTTCATTCTGTCCAGCGACGGATCCCTCCGCTGGCAGGGCGAAGTTATTGCCAAACTGTCCTCAGGTGATGATGCTCTGAGCCCGCGCTTTGTACTGCTGGCGGATGAGCATTTGTCCGGGCCATCTCAGGAAAAGGTCCAGCAGCGCATTGATCTCTGGCTCGCCAATCATGTGGAAACTCTGCTGAAGCCCCTTATCGACCTGAAGAATGCGGAAGGTCTTGAAGGCATTGCCCGGGGCATTGCATTCCAGCTGGTCGAAGGCCTTGGCATTCTTGAACGCTCAAAAGTGGCTGAGGAAATCCGTCAGCTTGATCAGGATGCCCGTGGATCCCTGCGCAAGTATGGCGTCCGCTTTGGTGCCTATCACATCTACATCCCGGCATTGCTGAAGCCGGCACCGGCAAATCTCCTGACCATTTTCTGGGCTCTCAGCCAGGACTGCCTGGATGCCAAGGGCGTGGTTGAAGTGCCGCAACTGTCCATCGCCGGACGAACCTCTGTTGAAGCAGACCCGGAGATCTCACAGCAGATTTATCTGACATCCGGCTTCAAGGTTTATGGCCAGCGGGCTGTGCGCATCGATATTCTGGAACGGCTGGCCGATCTCATCCGCCCGATCCTTGCATGGCGGCCGGGAACAGACAGCGAAATGCCGGAAGGTGCCCTTGAGACCGGTCGCGGCTTTACAGTCACTGTAGCGATGACCTCCCTTCTCGGCTGCGCCGGAGAAGACTTCTCATCCATTCTCAAGTCTCTCGGCTACCGGGTGGAGCGCCGTCTGATTGAACCATCAGAAGAAGCCGCCGAGACCTCAGCTGAGACGATCTCAGATACAGCTGCCGCCGAAGAGGCCCCTAAGCAGGAAGATAGCGCTCAGGCCGCAACTCATGAAGATGCGCCTGCCGCAGAAGCTGTCGAGGACGAGCCGAAATATCTCGAAATCTGGCGCCCTCAGCGTCAGGACCGGCAGCCACGCCACAGCAACAAGCAGCGGGCGGACAACAACCGGAATCGCAAAGGTGCTGCCAAACAGGGCAAGCCATCCCAGCAGTCTTCAAACAAGAAGCAGGGTGGATCCCGTTCGGATAAAGGCCGCGCCGACAAGCCGCTGGATCCGAATTCTCCATTTGCGGCATTGGCGGCTCTCAAGGATACAATGTCCAAGCACGGCTAA
- the rpmB gene encoding 50S ribosomal protein L28: MARRCELTGKAVQSGNNVSHANNKTRRRFLPNLCNVTLLSDALGSSIKLRVSAHALRSVEHRGGLDKFLMKARDGELSSRALTVKRQVKKKLTEAQA; encoded by the coding sequence ATGGCTAGACGCTGTGAACTGACGGGCAAGGCCGTCCAGTCCGGTAATAATGTCAGCCACGCGAACAACAAGACGCGTCGGCGGTTTTTGCCGAATCTCTGCAATGTTACGCTTCTGAGCGATGCGCTGGGATCAAGCATCAAGCTGCGCGTCAGTGCTCACGCTCTTCGTAGCGTTGAACATCGCGGTGGTTTGGACAAGTTCCTGATGAAAGCAAGAGACGGTGAGCTCTCTTCCCGTGCCCTGACGGTCAAGCGTCAGGTCAAGAAGAAGCTTACAGAAGCTCAGGCTTAA
- a CDS encoding DUF3108 domain-containing protein — MSSQSVVKPVSWLLVSTGLLLAGIGSASAESEKKNVLSAKFQITIAGFQIGKAQMTADYSDTTYRIDAQGKTTGLSRIVSKGRARIISNGLFDRDLPVPAAYALNSKDSKQNIVQMALTKGNVAKLAVQPPLKKMKDRVPVKPAHRHNVVDPLSALLFPAKTASRLEPRECERLLPIFDGRLRYNIRLSYKRSAEVDTGDDSSYKGKALVCQVRFEPIAGHRSNKQHVERLKANTGIEVWLAPLGDTAMLGGYKVVIATKYGELAVSPTSYRVGADTLQTALND; from the coding sequence ATGAGTTCGCAGTCAGTCGTAAAGCCTGTTTCATGGCTACTGGTGTCAACTGGCCTGTTGCTTGCCGGAATTGGCTCTGCCTCCGCGGAAAGCGAGAAGAAAAACGTCCTCTCGGCCAAGTTCCAGATCACAATTGCCGGTTTCCAGATCGGTAAGGCGCAGATGACTGCAGACTATAGTGACACGACCTATCGCATCGACGCGCAGGGCAAAACCACAGGCCTGTCCCGGATTGTTTCAAAGGGTCGCGCCCGCATTATTTCAAATGGCCTTTTTGATCGGGATCTGCCTGTCCCGGCCGCCTATGCGCTCAACAGCAAAGATTCAAAGCAGAATATTGTCCAGATGGCTCTGACCAAGGGCAATGTTGCAAAACTTGCTGTCCAGCCGCCACTCAAGAAGATGAAGGACCGTGTTCCGGTCAAACCGGCTCACCGACACAATGTCGTGGATCCGCTGAGCGCGCTGCTGTTTCCGGCAAAGACTGCAAGCCGCCTGGAACCCCGGGAATGCGAACGCCTGCTCCCCATTTTCGATGGGCGCTTGCGGTACAACATCCGCCTTTCCTATAAGCGCAGCGCTGAAGTGGATACCGGGGATGACAGCTCATACAAGGGCAAGGCTCTGGTCTGTCAGGTCCGCTTCGAGCCGATCGCAGGACATCGATCAAACAAGCAGCATGTGGAACGGCTGAAGGCGAATACAGGTATAGAAGTCTGGCTCGCACCACTGGGTGATACCGCAATGCTCGGCGGCTATAAGGTGGTTATCGCCACCAAATATGGCGAACTGGCGGTTTCCCCGACAAGCTATCGCGTCGGGGCTGACACGTTGCAGACCGCCTTAAATGACTAG
- a CDS encoding esterase-like activity of phytase family protein, with protein sequence MPGPHLSQWVTVLKQAAFGLTAMLAASVSVPSAHADGAFPIKTSTIDRFRIGRSQSVFGPLTFLGGLELSSRTKSFGGLSGIRTLDNGTTFLTVSDTGRWFEMELSHQDFKPVSATLKRSGVLLDRSGRPPRRKWQSDAEALEVIGKDRALVSYEGRSRIWSYSLKGGAIEGRPTQIALPKAISSVRGNKGLEALAVFEGRQEKVVALFERQLDQAGHHTGWLRDNGRWHRISIPRKVAFDITDAAFLDTGGLLILERSFSYSDGVRMHIRHFPPHRIKPGFFGSGQSLIEADLSDQIDNMEGLSVHTGRDGQIVLTLISDDNFNLLQRTILLQFALDTAQLHSGIPTPEKRPATDP encoded by the coding sequence ATGCCGGGGCCACATCTCAGTCAATGGGTAACGGTCCTAAAACAGGCGGCTTTTGGCCTGACAGCAATGCTCGCAGCCTCAGTCAGTGTACCGTCTGCCCATGCGGATGGCGCTTTCCCCATCAAAACCTCGACCATTGACCGATTCAGAATTGGGCGAAGCCAGTCTGTATTCGGTCCACTAACCTTTCTGGGTGGTCTGGAGCTGTCGTCCCGGACAAAATCCTTTGGCGGTCTATCAGGCATCCGAACCCTGGACAATGGCACGACTTTCCTGACAGTGAGCGATACCGGTCGCTGGTTCGAAATGGAACTGAGCCATCAGGATTTCAAACCGGTCAGCGCAACACTCAAGCGGTCTGGTGTACTGCTCGATCGCTCAGGACGCCCACCACGCAGAAAATGGCAATCCGATGCAGAAGCCCTGGAGGTGATCGGAAAGGACCGGGCCCTGGTGAGTTATGAGGGCCGCAGCCGGATATGGTCATATAGCCTCAAGGGTGGAGCAATCGAAGGCCGTCCGACGCAGATAGCTTTGCCGAAAGCCATATCCTCAGTCCGTGGCAATAAGGGACTTGAAGCACTTGCAGTTTTTGAAGGTCGCCAGGAGAAGGTTGTGGCCCTGTTCGAGCGGCAGCTTGACCAGGCCGGTCACCATACGGGCTGGCTCCGCGACAATGGCAGGTGGCACAGGATCTCCATTCCGCGGAAGGTTGCCTTTGACATCACCGATGCGGCATTCCTCGACACTGGCGGACTGTTGATTCTGGAGCGGTCATTTTCCTACAGCGATGGCGTTCGCATGCATATACGGCACTTTCCGCCGCACAGAATAAAGCCCGGCTTCTTCGGGTCCGGGCAGTCCCTAATCGAAGCGGATCTTTCCGACCAGATCGATAATATGGAAGGCTTGTCAGTTCATACAGGACGAGACGGGCAAATCGTCCTGACGCTGATTTCAGACGATAATTTCAACCTGCTCCAGCGCACTATCCTGCTTCAGTTCGCACTGGATACAGCCCAGCTTCACAGCGGCATCCCTACCCCTGAAAAACGCCCGGCAACTGATCCGTAA